From the genome of Malus sylvestris chromosome 6, drMalSylv7.2, whole genome shotgun sequence, one region includes:
- the LOC126625163 gene encoding late embryogenesis abundant protein At1g64065-like — translation MASPKEQVKPLAPANSHYLRSDEEEVASLHIKLKQRKYVHCCGCVSAVFLIIAVTAIVLGFTVFHVKDPKIKMNKVTVQRLKFANGTLRTDTNITILADVSVKNPNVASFKYSNATTLVYYSGTEVGEGRTPAGVAKARRTSRMNVTVDIVPGKILGVPGLMREVASGELTMTTYTRIQGKVKVVMVKKNVVVELNCTVRYNFSSGEMQGKDCKRRVRL, via the coding sequence ATGGCTTCTCCTAAAGAACAAGTCAAGCCTTTAGCCCCAGCCAACTCACACTATCTCCGCAGTGATGAAGAGGAAGTCGCCTCCTTGCACATAAAGCTCAAGCAAAGAAAATACGTGCACTGTTGCGGCTGTGTCTCTGCCGTATTCTTAATCATAGCTGTAACAGCCATAGTCCTCGGATTCACCGTGTTTCATGTAAAGGATCCGAAGATCAAGATGAACAAGGTCACAGTCCAACGGCTGAAGTTTGCCAATGGAACCCTACGTACGGATACTAATATAACAATCCTAGCGGATGTCTCCGTCAAAAATCCTAACGTGGCATCTTTCAAGTATAGCAATGCCACCACTTTGGTTTACTACAGCGGGACAGAGGTCGGCGAAGGGAGGACTCCAGCGGGAGTGGCAAAGGCGAGGCGAACATCGAGGATGAATGTTACGGTGGATATTGTTCCCGGGAAGATCTTGGGCGTACCGGGGCTCATGAGGGAGGTAGCTTCAGGGGAACTGACCATGACGACTTATACGAGAATTCAGGGTAAGGTGAAAGTCGTTATGGTCAAGAAAAATGTAGTGGTTGAATTGAATTGTACCGTGAGGTACAATTTTTCAAGCGGGGAGATGCAAGGAAAAGATTGCAAACGGAGGGTTCGTCTGTAA